In Myxocyprinus asiaticus isolate MX2 ecotype Aquarium Trade chromosome 8, UBuf_Myxa_2, whole genome shotgun sequence, a single genomic region encodes these proteins:
- the LOC127444842 gene encoding tRNA (cytosine(34)-C(5))-methyltransferase, mitochondrial-like codes for MSMFSRKFCCSESFSSISILFLKSFKCFLLSSSQRHCVRTVTLPVSAHNTKLAAKCKSKHQRQVCKSVLQHFDAQYSEELGEQWQSARDVLLNPHLWQYGVLLNRFSDLTNLQQGLTALGYTSLLPQVHPESQSHRAHVPLQCFIHRDPVRLPNQGHHPGWLKQYYLLNAASLLPVLSLDVREGEKVLDLCAAPGGKSLAILQTATPGLLHCNEVNEHRHSWLLKTLESYVPPTLRHLLSVTHLDGRSIGSTQPGVYDKVLVDTPCSNDRSWLYTPDIHQGEMWLKEKAQLPFLQKELLCSALAAVRPGGLVVYSTCTMSLAENQSVVEAVLASYQGVELLDLEHKLIDSLSDNFNYANLHPSVGQLVIPQKGKTWGPMYVSRLKRIY; via the exons ATGTCAATGTTTTCTCGGAAGTTCTGTTGCAGTGAGAGTTTTTCCAGCATCTCCATTCTCTTTTTGAAGTCTTTTAAGTGTTTTCTGCTCTCCTCGTCTCAACGCCACTGTGTGCGCACTGTCACTCTTCCAGTGAGCGCACACAACACGAAG CTTGCAGCTAAGTGTAAATCTAAACATCAGAGGCAGGTTTGCAAGTCTGTACTTCAACATTTCGATGCACAGTACAGTGAAGAGCTTGGAGAGCAGTGGCAAAGCGCAAG GGATGTGCTACTGAATCCACACTTGTGGCAATATGGTGTCCTGCTTAATCGCTTCAGTGACCTTACAAACCTCCAGCAGGGCCTCACAGCACTAGGATACACAAGCCTCCTTCCACAGGTACATCCTGAATCCCAGTCCCATAGAGCACATGTTCCCCTGCAGTGTTTTATTCACCGAGATCCAGTGCGTCTTCCAAACCAAGGGCACCATCCGGGCTGGCTTAAACAGTACTACCTCCTGAATGCAGCCTCCCTTCTCCCAGTACTGTCCCTGGATGTGAGGGAAGGAGAAAAGGTGCTTGACCTTTGTGCGGCTCCTGGGGGCAAAAGTCTGGCCATACTACAGACAGCCACTCCTG GGCTCCTGCACTGCAATGAGGTGAATGAACACAGACACAGTTGGCTATTGAAGACTCTTGAGTCATATGTTCCTCCTACACTACGACACCTGCTTTCAGTGACCCATCTGGATGGCAGGAGCATCGGGAGCACACAGCCAGGGGTTTACGACAAG GTGCTTGTAGATACCCCATGCTCTAATGACCGGAGTTGGCTTTATACCCCTGATATCCACCAAGGGGAAATGTGGCTAAAGGAAAAAGCTCAACTTCCATTCTTACAGAAAGAACTGCTCTG ctCAGCCCTAGCAGCAGTGCGTCCTGGAGGACTGGTTGTCTACTCCACGTGCACCATGTCACTTGCAGAGAACCAATCAGTTGTGGAGGCTGTCCTTGCTTCCTATCAAGGGGTGGAGCTTCTGGATCTTGAGCACAAGTTAATTGACTCACTATCTGATAATTTCAACTATGCCAACCTCCATCCATCAGTGGGACAATTAGTGATTCCGCAAAAGGGTAAAACTTGGGGACCCATGTATGTTTCTAGACTGAAGAGAATATATTAA